A stretch of the Uranotaenia lowii strain MFRU-FL chromosome 3, ASM2978415v1, whole genome shotgun sequence genome encodes the following:
- the LOC129752310 gene encoding uncharacterized protein LOC129752310: MGESRGIALQRLNGLERRLAKDPDLRNQYNQFMEEYVDLGHMRRAYVGPEKRCYLPHHPVIKQASTTTKVRVVFDASCKSSSGVSLNEALLAAPVIQDELRALIMRCRMKQIMIVADVEKMFRQIGIDRADMPLQSILWRKDPSKDVETFELTTVTYGTKPAPFLATRTLKQLATDEQQSYPLGSKAIMEDVYMDDVLTGTDNEEAASTLCEQLISLTKSGGFRLRKFASNSPTALQSIDEEDLALPQTEEIQLDPDPAVKTLGLVWQPRTDILRFNFTILGTPENERLTKRKILSAIAMLFDPLGMVGAVTTTAKICMQKLWKLNENGEGLNWDHPVPVEIEREWREFHRQLHLMNELKIQRCAVIPNWVKMELHFFSDASEKAYGACAYIKSIDAQGKIFVHLLTSKSKVAPLKCQSIPRLELCGALLSAELSCKVREALKVETEMFFWTDSTCVLQWLKSIPTTWATFVANRVAKIQSATENCAWRHVPGVQNPADLISRGVHPDQIQESKLWWNGPEWLLQNYYPEQPSSFCTEGADAEVRHVAVNLTTRQPDFGVEYVSKFSSFNKLIRSTAYWMRLMRILKKNETNPKGLLTVAELRDAEYAVIRRIQQESFPEDWKCLVEGKEVHGSSPLRWFVPRISSENLIRVGGRLGESEESEDTKHPIVLPAKHPFTIMLYEHYHQKLMHAGSQLLLSSVRLKYWPLGGRNVPRQIIHNCKQCFRSKPSPIQQFMGELPLARVTRSRPFSKSGVDYFGPVYVRLAPRRPATKAYVAVFVCLCTKAVHLELVSDLSTDRFLQALRRFIGRRGYCSDIYSDNGTNFVGARNFLRELLKLLRTSQHQEKVSRECVNNQIQWHFIPPAAPHFGGLWEAAVRSAKKHLLKVLGENAVPFEDMTTFLVQVENCLNSRPITALTDDPSNLQPLTPGHFLVGEALQQLPERDYKEVPMNRLNQSQVLQKKLQHFWDRWRVEYLTQLQGRYKRWRSPVEISVGRLVIIKDHNLPPSRWKMGRVEELHPGSDGVVRVVSLKTVTGPSTRPVEKLCILPEAFQPQDHRRSLENQTDQTTPLCS, encoded by the coding sequence ATGGGCGAGTCGCGCGGCATTGCACTTCAGCGACTAAATGGCTTAGAACGAAGATTGGCGAAAGATCCAGATTTGCGAAATCAATATAACCAGTTCATGGAGGAGTACGTGGACCTAGGGCACATGCGTAGGGCGTATGTGGGCCCAGAGAAGCGTTGTTATCTACCACACCACCCAGTCATCAAACAGGCGAGCACAACAACCAAGGTTCGAGTGGTATTTGATGCATCGTGTAAGAGCAGCAGTGGCGTTTCTCTGAACGAGGCACTCCTGGCAGCACCGGTAATCCAAGACGAGCTGCGAGCTCTCATCATGCGTTGCCGAATGAAGCAAATAATGATTGTTGCAGATGTCGAGAAAATGTTCCGACAAATAGGCATCGATAGAGCAGACATGCCGCTGCAAAGTATTCTGTGGAGAAAGGATCCATCGAAGGACGTAGAAACGTTTGAACTCACCACTGTCACATATGGAACAAAACCGGCACCGTTTCTCGCCACCAGAACTCTGAAACAGTTGGCCACAGATGAGCAGCAGTCGTACCCACTGGGATCCAAGGCAATCATGGAAGACGTTTATATGGATGACGTTTTGACGGGTACCGATAATGAAGAAGCGGCTTCAACACTTTGCGAACAATTAATAAGTTTAACGAAAAGCGGTGGGTTTCGATTAAGAAAGTTCGCATCCAATTCGCCAACGGCCTTGCAATCAATAGATGAAGAAGACCTTGCGTTGCCACAGACGGAGGAAATACAACTAGATCCAGACCCTGCAGTTAAAACCCTAGGACTTGTGTGGCAACCTCGAACCGACATTCTGCGCTTCAACTTCACCATACTGGGTACCCCGGAAAACGAAAGGCTAACAAAACGTAAGATTCTGTCGGCAATCGCAATGTTGTTCGATCCGCTTGGTATGGTAGGAGCTGTAACCACAACTGCCAAAATTTGTATGCAGAAGCTGTGGAAATTAAACGAGAACGGAGAAGGGCTTAACTGGGATCATCCAGTTCCAGTTGAAATCGAACGGGAATGGCGTGAATTTCACCGGCAGCTTCACTTGATGAACGAGTTGAAAATTCAGCGTTGTGCAGTCATTCCGAACTGGGTTAAGATGGAGTTACATTTCTTCTCGGACGCATCGGAGAAGGCGTATGGTGCCTGCGCATACATCAAGAGCATCGATGCTCAGGGAAAGATTTTTGTGCATCTGCTGACGTCGAAATCAAAGGTCGCGCCTTTAAAATGCCAGTCGATACCCAGATTGGAGTTATGCGGAGCACTTTTATCGGCTGAATTATCCTGCAAGGTACGAGAGGCGTTGAAGGTTGAAAcggagatgtttttctggacggATTCAACTTGCGTGCTGCAGTGGTTGAAGTCGATTCCTACAACGTGGGCTACATTCGTTGCAAACCGTGTAGCAAAAATCCAATCTGCTACGGAGAACTGTGCTTGGAGACATGTTCCAGGGGTACAGAATCCAGCAGATCTAATTTCCCGTGGTGTACATCCCGATCAGATCCAGGAGAGCAAGCTGTGGTGGAACGGTCCCGAATGGCTGCTGCAGAATTATTATCCGGAACAACCTAGCAGCTTTTGCACTGAGGGAGCAGATGCAGAAGTTCGACATGTTGCAGTGAACCTGACAACAAGACAGCCCGATTTTGGAGTGGAATACGTCAGCAAGTTCTCGTCGTTCAACAAGCTTATACGCAGCACCGCCTACTGGATGCGCCTGATgcgtattttgaagaaaaatgaaaccaaTCCCAAAGGTCTTCTAACTGTAGCGGAACTTAGAGATGCCGAATACGCCGTAATCCGCCGAATACAGCAGGAGTCGTTCCCTGAAGATTGGAAGTGCCTTGTCGAAGGAAAGGAGGTTCACGGAAGTTCGCCCCTAAGATGGTTTGTTCCTCGAATTTCTTCGGAGAACTTAATACGAGTTGGTGGACGATTGGGGGAATCGGAGGAGTCAGAAGATACCAAACACCCAATAGTTTTACCAGCAAAACACCCTTTTACAATTATGTTATACGAGCACTATCATCAGAAGTTGATGCACGCAGGATCGCAGTTGTTGCTTAGTTCCGTTCGATTGAAGTATTGGCCACTTGGAGGTCGGAATGTTCCTCGGCAGATTATACACAACTGTAAACAGTGTTTCCGCTCCAAGCCTAGCCCTATCCAGCAGTTCATGGGTGAACTACCGTTGGCTCGTGTCACGAGATCCAGACCTTTTTCCAAGAGCGGAGTGGACTACTTCGGACCAGTATATGTTCGCTTAGCTCCAAGACGACCAGCAACCAAGGCCTACGTTGCTGTTTTCGTCTGTTTATGCACGAAGGCAGTACACCTCGAACTAGTTTCAGACCTATCGACGGACCGTTTCCTCCAAGCATTACGTCGTTTTATTGGAAGAAGAGGGTATTGTTCCGACATATACTCGGACAATGGTACCAACTTCGTAGGAGCTCGAAATTTTCTACGGGAATTGTTGAAACTTTTGCGTACCAGCCAACATCAGGAGAAGGTATCAAGGGAGTGCGTTAACAATCAAATTCAATGGCATTTCATTCCACCGGCTGCCCCTCATTTTGGAGGACTATGGGAAGCTGCGGTCAGATCGGCCAAGAAGCATCTGCTGAAGGTTCTCGGAGAAAACGCTGTCCCTTTTGAAGATATGACCACGTTTCTAGTGCAAGtggaaaattgtttgaactcAAGACCAATCACTGCGTTGACTGATGACCCAAGTAACCTTCAACCACTTACGCCTGGTCATTTTTTGGTTGGGGAAGCATTGCAACAACTACCGGAAAGGGACTATAAGGAGGTACCGATGAATCGGCTAAATCAGAGCCAAGTGCTGCAGAAAAAGCTTCAGCATTTTTGGGACAGATGGAGAGTAGAGTATCTCACACAGCTGCAAGGACGTTACAAGAGATGGAGATCGCCGGTTGAGATATCTGTTGGGAGACTTGTCATCATAAAGGACCATAATCTTCCACCATCGCGTTGGAAAATGGGCCGTGTTGAAGAGCTGCATCCAGGATCGGACGGCGTTGTGAGGGTAGTATCTCTCAAAACTGTAACCGGACCTTCGACGCGACCAGTTGAAAAACTCTGCATATTGCCAGAAGCATTCCAGCCTCAAGATCACCGACGTTCCCTTGAAAACCAGACAGATCAGACCACCCCCTTGTGTTCGTga